From a single Fulvivirga ulvae genomic region:
- a CDS encoding oligosaccharide flippase family protein, with protein sequence MGVIKRQSILSTTYTYMGVVLGFITTALLFSKYLTPSENGLLKLLVSYSTIFAQFANLGINAVAIRFFPFFRNEDKKNHGLLFLLFSVLLVGFILFLAVFLILSPTLIQSNKADSPLFVDYLYFIIPLTFFTLLFGSLDVFYRGLFKSTVGAFLKEFAQRTFIFVFILLYIFDIINFHWFVIFYCVALSLPTVILLILLVKDKHFHLKPDFSIIDKPMARQMVQVALFGLITGFGNIAILNIDSIMVNQYTNTALTGIYAITSYFGILVSIPSRAFLRIGSTVIAQAHKENDLKTIDEVYKKSCLNQFIIGLLLFLGLIVNLENIFLILPPDYAAGKYVIIFIGLSHLSVMATGANTIIIGSSKFYKANAYAVMALLALTVITNIIFIPRYGISGAAFASVLSMCLFNVIEYIVIYVKFSLQPYNYKFILIVIFGVVTYGIMYYVPSSANLYLNIAWLSTLTIILFMGPVLLLKISPDINALFAKGISLLKNR encoded by the coding sequence ATGGGAGTTATCAAAAGGCAATCTATTCTATCCACTACCTACACCTATATGGGTGTTGTTTTAGGTTTTATAACCACTGCATTATTATTTTCCAAATACCTTACTCCATCTGAAAATGGTCTGTTAAAACTTCTAGTGTCATACTCGACCATATTTGCACAATTTGCAAACCTGGGTATTAATGCTGTTGCTATCAGATTTTTTCCGTTTTTCAGAAATGAAGATAAGAAAAACCATGGACTGTTATTTTTACTTTTCTCTGTACTTCTCGTAGGATTTATTCTTTTCCTGGCTGTATTTCTGATCTTAAGCCCAACGTTGATCCAATCCAACAAAGCAGACTCTCCTTTATTTGTAGACTACCTCTATTTTATAATCCCCTTAACATTCTTCACATTACTCTTTGGGAGCTTAGACGTATTTTATAGAGGTTTATTTAAATCAACTGTAGGAGCATTTCTCAAAGAATTTGCACAAAGAACCTTCATTTTTGTATTCATCCTCTTGTATATCTTTGATATAATCAATTTTCACTGGTTTGTTATATTTTACTGCGTTGCACTTTCACTACCTACTGTTATCCTACTCATCCTTCTAGTTAAGGATAAACACTTCCACCTTAAACCTGACTTTAGCATCATCGACAAACCGATGGCCAGACAAATGGTACAAGTAGCTCTTTTTGGACTTATTACAGGCTTCGGAAATATTGCGATACTCAATATTGACAGCATTATGGTCAATCAGTATACCAATACAGCGCTTACCGGAATATATGCCATAACCTCTTATTTTGGCATACTCGTTTCTATACCATCGAGGGCCTTTTTACGCATTGGCTCCACCGTTATTGCCCAGGCCCACAAGGAGAATGATCTGAAAACAATAGATGAAGTATATAAAAAAAGCTGCCTGAATCAGTTTATTATTGGCCTATTGCTATTCCTCGGCCTAATAGTAAACCTCGAAAACATTTTCCTGATACTACCACCAGACTATGCGGCAGGTAAATATGTCATCATTTTCATTGGCCTTAGTCACCTTTCCGTAATGGCCACCGGTGCCAATACAATCATCATTGGCAGCTCCAAGTTTTATAAAGCCAATGCCTATGCTGTTATGGCCCTACTAGCCCTTACGGTGATCACCAACATCATATTTATACCCAGATATGGTATTTCAGGAGCTGCATTTGCCTCGGTACTTTCCATGTGTTTATTTAATGTCATTGAGTATATAGTTATCTATGTAAAATTTTCATTACAACCCTATAACTACAAATTTATACTCATTGTAATTTTCGGAGTTGTCACTTATGGTATTATGTACTATGTACCCAGTTCGGCCAACCTTTATCTTAATATTGCCTGGCTCAGCACCCTTACAATCATATTGTTTATGGGTCCTGTATTGCTTTTAAAGATTTCACCTGATATCAATGCTCTGTTCGCAAAAGGCATTTCCCTACTCAAAAACAGGTAA
- a CDS encoding glycosyltransferase — protein MITYYWPPAGGISVLRSLKIVKYLRDFGWEPIVFTHQNPQYPLIDHSNFKDIPDDVTVLKKGAIEPFELFKKITGRRKDDSLQNILYIGDKKQSWSEKLAIWLRGNFFIPDARALWIGPSVRYLTKYLKENPVDAIFSDGPPHTNTLIACRVSKITNIPWLADFQDPWTQVDYYKDFMISKWADRWHKKLEQECFRQSDKITIVTESWKRDLESIGANNVSVIPWGYDEEDYVGIERKLSEKFTISHTGILGVDRISEPLFKALSDLCDEVPGFRDNLQVKLIGAVDYHLQEIVNSYGLDGAVEIMKHIPRKQVLSEIFNSQVLLLLINKSHNAKGRMPAKLFEYLRAARPILCLGDTDSDCSKILSTTNSGVTYGYDDYNGLKKALKDYYTRFLQRELEIDQKNIGDFSIRKLTGTIAGYLEEISRREND, from the coding sequence GTGATTACTTATTACTGGCCACCCGCCGGTGGGATTAGTGTTTTAAGAAGCCTGAAAATTGTTAAGTATCTAAGGGATTTTGGTTGGGAACCCATAGTCTTTACCCATCAGAATCCTCAATATCCTTTAATTGATCATTCCAATTTTAAAGACATCCCCGATGATGTAACTGTTCTGAAAAAGGGTGCTATTGAGCCGTTTGAGTTGTTTAAGAAAATAACAGGGCGAAGGAAGGACGATTCTCTTCAAAATATTCTTTATATAGGTGATAAGAAGCAGAGTTGGTCTGAGAAATTGGCTATTTGGTTGCGTGGTAACTTTTTTATTCCCGATGCCAGAGCACTATGGATAGGCCCTTCTGTTAGATACCTGACAAAATACTTAAAAGAAAACCCTGTAGATGCAATATTTTCTGACGGTCCTCCCCACACCAATACGCTAATTGCCTGTAGAGTGTCGAAAATAACTAATATACCATGGCTCGCCGATTTTCAGGATCCCTGGACCCAGGTAGATTATTACAAAGATTTTATGATCTCAAAATGGGCAGATCGGTGGCATAAGAAACTTGAACAGGAGTGTTTCAGACAGTCTGATAAGATTACCATTGTTACGGAAAGCTGGAAGCGCGACCTGGAGAGCATCGGGGCTAATAATGTTTCGGTTATTCCCTGGGGATACGATGAGGAGGATTATGTTGGTATAGAAAGGAAACTGTCAGAAAAGTTTACTATTTCCCACACGGGCATCTTAGGCGTTGACCGGATATCCGAGCCTCTTTTTAAAGCCCTAAGTGATTTATGCGATGAGGTTCCAGGCTTTCGCGATAATTTGCAGGTAAAGTTGATAGGGGCAGTTGACTATCATCTGCAAGAAATAGTAAACAGTTATGGACTGGATGGAGCTGTCGAAATTATGAAGCATATACCCAGGAAACAGGTCTTATCAGAAATTTTCAATAGCCAGGTCTTACTATTGCTGATTAATAAATCTCATAATGCCAAGGGGCGCATGCCTGCAAAGCTGTTTGAGTATCTAAGAGCGGCAAGGCCAATACTCTGTTTGGGTGATACTGATTCAGATTGTTCAAAAATTCTTTCGACCACCAATAGTGGTGTTACATACGGCTATGACGATTATAATGGTTTGAAAAAAGCACTTAAGGATTATTATACCCGGTTTTTGCAGAGAGAGCTGGAAATTGATCAGAAGAATATAGGAGACTTCTCGATCAGGAAATTGACAGGAACCATCGCAGGGTACCTGGAAGAAATAAGCAGGAGAGAAAATGACTAA
- a CDS encoding BFO_1060 family glycosyltransferase, with translation MTKKTNVLCFIDNPRGRDFEIVVLLAIFIEKYLNCKVEFFLKWDIHQIYKKKPDIVLTPNAIGSHYYYEITKYAAESGIKVFSLISEGNFRTNGTFNYWGYNKNNIFYQDYICHWSQRTLDFLVSELPEYKDKMVLTGATGFDRYKIYEFQKRETILRKYGKEKYKKVITYAAWSFGKLFNEQGRKEIQYMNAPGKPDRAKWMEEQMYEVEGVLERVITENPDILFFLKRHPSARNPSVTGEEMNEIIRLSKYENVIYIKEREEIHDLIAISDLWLGFETTTALEAWCMHDRPTILINSNTDFIRDELYKGSVIAADYSELQSFVDEFYTTGRVKAFDIVEKKQERNRLMASIIGFDDGLNHLRAAFYFNKTLTRPESKIKIKINLIYLFRHLLTRLGKLTYNKDLFLKLPKFKKSVWVFERLDMSEAYLAKKRYEKYVDDFYEKKHLHSLSDFELLWTNIITQKNE, from the coding sequence ATGACTAAGAAAACAAATGTCCTTTGTTTTATAGATAATCCCAGAGGCAGGGATTTCGAAATAGTGGTGCTTCTTGCAATTTTCATTGAAAAATATTTGAATTGTAAGGTTGAGTTCTTCCTTAAATGGGACATTCATCAGATTTATAAGAAAAAGCCGGATATCGTACTTACCCCAAACGCTATTGGATCTCACTACTATTATGAAATAACAAAATATGCGGCTGAAAGCGGGATTAAGGTGTTTTCCCTTATCTCAGAAGGTAATTTCAGGACGAATGGTACCTTTAACTATTGGGGATACAATAAGAATAATATATTTTATCAGGATTACATTTGCCATTGGTCTCAAAGGACTTTGGATTTTTTGGTGAGTGAGTTGCCAGAATATAAAGATAAAATGGTGCTAACTGGCGCTACCGGTTTTGATCGTTACAAGATTTATGAGTTTCAGAAGAGGGAGACTATACTGCGGAAGTATGGAAAAGAAAAGTATAAGAAAGTGATAACTTATGCTGCCTGGAGCTTTGGTAAATTGTTCAATGAGCAAGGCCGGAAGGAGATACAGTATATGAATGCTCCCGGCAAACCTGACAGGGCCAAGTGGATGGAAGAGCAAATGTATGAGGTTGAAGGTGTATTAGAGCGCGTAATTACAGAGAATCCTGACATTTTATTTTTCCTGAAAAGACACCCTAGCGCCCGTAATCCGTCCGTTACAGGGGAGGAAATGAATGAGATCATCAGGTTGAGCAAATATGAAAATGTAATCTATATTAAGGAAAGGGAAGAAATCCATGACCTGATTGCCATCTCAGACCTCTGGTTAGGTTTTGAAACTACTACGGCACTTGAAGCATGGTGTATGCATGATCGCCCGACTATTCTCATTAATTCTAATACCGATTTTATTAGAGATGAGCTTTATAAAGGATCTGTTATCGCGGCTGATTACAGCGAATTACAGTCTTTTGTGGACGAGTTTTATACTACTGGCAGAGTTAAAGCTTTTGACATTGTAGAAAAGAAACAAGAAAGGAACAGGTTAATGGCAAGTATAATAGGTTTTGATGATGGGTTGAACCACTTAAGGGCTGCTTTTTATTTTAATAAGACATTAACCAGACCGGAATCTAAAATAAAAATAAAAATCAACTTAATTTACCTTTTCAGGCACCTGTTAACGAGGCTGGGAAAACTTACATATAATAAAGACCTCTTTTTAAAACTGCCTAAATTTAAAAAGTCCGTTTGGGTATTTGAAAGGTTAGATATGTCAGAAGCTTATTTGGCAAAGAAAAGATATGAAAAATATGTCGATGACTTTTACGAAAAAAAACACTTACATTCATTGTCTGATTTTGAACTGCTTTGGACAAATATAATAACTCAAAAGAATGAATGA
- the pseB gene encoding UDP-N-acetylglucosamine 4,6-dehydratase (inverting) encodes MNEFLKNKSILITGGTGSFGKKFVETLVSRYPEVKRIVIYSRDELKQYEMSQYLNKSHHAGLRYFIGDVRDAERLKRACEDVDIIIHAAALKQVPTAEYNPMECIKTNVMGAENVINAALDCGVENVVALSTDKAAAPINLYGATKLCSDKLFVSANNVKGSRDISFSVVRYGNVMGSRGSVIPFFLGKRSEGVLPVTHDQMTRFNISLEEGVELVLFALQNSLGGEIFVPKLPSYNIMDLAEAIGPECEKKITGIRPGEKLHEDMITESDALNTLELEKYFIIHPTTNKWNSIREELLNSGKARAVAHNFSYNSGKNDTFLAVDEIRSLIKRHLDPAFNA; translated from the coding sequence ATGAATGAATTTTTGAAAAACAAATCAATATTAATAACAGGAGGGACAGGTTCTTTTGGGAAGAAGTTTGTAGAGACCCTTGTTTCAAGGTATCCCGAAGTTAAGCGAATAGTAATCTATTCACGTGATGAATTGAAGCAATACGAGATGTCCCAATATTTAAACAAATCCCATCATGCAGGGCTCCGTTATTTTATTGGTGATGTTCGAGATGCTGAGAGACTGAAAAGAGCATGCGAGGATGTGGATATAATTATTCATGCTGCAGCCTTAAAGCAGGTTCCTACTGCTGAGTATAATCCCATGGAATGCATAAAAACCAATGTAATGGGGGCAGAAAATGTTATAAATGCCGCATTGGATTGTGGAGTGGAAAATGTTGTAGCCTTGTCAACAGATAAAGCCGCCGCCCCCATCAATCTCTATGGTGCTACTAAGCTTTGCTCTGATAAGTTGTTTGTATCTGCCAATAACGTGAAAGGCAGTAGAGATATATCGTTTTCAGTAGTTAGGTATGGAAACGTTATGGGATCGAGGGGTTCCGTAATTCCGTTTTTTCTCGGCAAAAGATCAGAAGGAGTACTCCCTGTTACTCACGATCAGATGACCCGATTTAACATAAGCCTCGAAGAGGGAGTTGAACTTGTGCTGTTTGCTCTTCAAAACTCTTTAGGAGGAGAAATATTTGTGCCTAAATTGCCGTCATATAATATTATGGATCTGGCGGAAGCTATAGGGCCGGAATGTGAAAAGAAGATAACGGGAATACGTCCGGGAGAAAAGTTGCACGAAGATATGATTACAGAGAGTGATGCATTAAACACTCTGGAGCTTGAAAAGTATTTCATTATACATCCGACCACGAATAAATGGAATAGCATCAGGGAAGAGCTTCTGAACTCAGGCAAAGCCCGTGCGGTGGCACATAACTTTAGTTACAATTCAGGGAAAAACGATACTTTCCTGGCTGTTGATGAGATTCGATCACTGATAAAACGACACCTGGATCCAGCATTCAACGCATGA
- a CDS encoding aminotransferase class I/II-fold pyridoxal phosphate-dependent enzyme, with protein sequence MKKFNIPYGKQQITQEDADAVLETLYSDFLTQGPKVEEFEHNFASYTGSKFAVAVANGTAALHLACLSLGVNEQSNVITTPITFVASANAVKFCGGNVYLSDIDANTGLLDLNKLENLLKSKTKGFFQGVIPVDFAGGTVNTEELRTLADKYGIWILEDACHAIGGFFYDSHNKRQICGSGIFSDLTVFSFHPVKHIACGEGGDDNYQ encoded by the coding sequence ATGAAAAAATTTAATATTCCATATGGAAAGCAGCAAATAACCCAGGAGGATGCCGATGCCGTACTGGAAACGCTGTATTCAGATTTTCTTACCCAAGGCCCCAAGGTGGAGGAGTTTGAGCATAATTTTGCATCTTATACAGGTTCAAAGTTTGCTGTAGCTGTAGCCAACGGAACAGCAGCTCTTCATCTCGCCTGTTTAAGCTTGGGAGTTAACGAACAAAGTAACGTTATCACAACGCCTATTACCTTTGTAGCTTCAGCTAATGCTGTTAAATTTTGTGGAGGTAACGTTTATCTATCTGACATAGATGCTAATACCGGACTTTTGGATCTGAATAAATTAGAGAATTTGCTAAAATCTAAAACTAAGGGGTTTTTTCAAGGCGTAATTCCGGTGGATTTTGCAGGTGGTACTGTAAATACAGAGGAACTAAGGACTTTGGCAGATAAGTATGGTATTTGGATACTTGAAGATGCCTGTCATGCCATAGGAGGTTTTTTTTATGACTCCCATAATAAAAGGCAGATTTGTGGAAGTGGGATTTTCTCCGATTTAACCGTTTTTTCCTTTCATCCGGTAAAGCATATCGCATGTGGAGAGGGGGGGGATGATAACTACCAATGA
- a CDS encoding DegT/DnrJ/EryC1/StrS family aminotransferase — protein sequence MITTNDESLYSRLKLLRTHGITKSAHELEENHGGWYYEMQELGYNYRLTDIQAALGVSQMKRIDENLNQRRKIASKYNEAFKNTDIQPLLQKEGHAYHLYVIKTGDRKGLYEHLRKQDIFSQVHYIPVHYQPYYKKQGFKVGDFPEAERYYEQCLSLPMYHSLTDEEQDYVIREVLNYVSK from the coding sequence ATGATAACTACCAATGATGAATCCTTGTATTCAAGACTCAAACTCCTTAGAACACATGGTATTACCAAGTCTGCCCATGAGCTTGAGGAAAACCATGGGGGCTGGTACTATGAAATGCAGGAGCTTGGTTATAATTACCGGTTAACTGATATTCAGGCGGCCTTAGGCGTCTCTCAGATGAAAAGAATAGATGAAAACTTAAATCAGAGAAGAAAGATAGCATCAAAGTATAACGAAGCTTTTAAAAACACTGATATACAACCACTTTTACAGAAAGAAGGCCATGCATATCACCTGTATGTAATAAAAACAGGGGATAGAAAGGGATTGTATGAACACCTTAGAAAGCAGGATATTTTTTCTCAGGTACATTATATACCGGTTCATTATCAGCCTTATTATAAAAAGCAGGGCTTTAAGGTTGGCGATTTCCCAGAGGCAGAACGCTATTATGAGCAATGCCTGAGTTTGCCTATGTATCATTCCCTGACTGATGAAGAGCAGGATTACGTGATCCGGGAAGTGTTAAATTATGTTTCCAAATGA
- a CDS encoding glycosyltransferase family protein, with protein MKIGAIVQARMSSSRLPGKVMKELPFNSGIPSIEQVLRRVSAAEKIDEVILATSDDESDDELASLVESRGYHVYRGSLGNVLERYYLAATKYSLDIVVRITGDCPCIDPDVIDMVVDRHILNHADFTSSAIVRTFPIGIDVGVMNYTALTKAFDNAQHDYEREHVTPYFYKTKPDEFNVQVVKAEENRIHPEIRLTLDTPEDYNLLCCVFDYLYQENNLFGVDQAITLFEQKPWLKNINEKVSQKRVHNNLEGEVEDVLQYCEHQGLNRMSEYIKNNLL; from the coding sequence ATGAAGATAGGAGCTATTGTACAAGCAAGAATGTCATCTTCAAGATTACCTGGAAAGGTAATGAAAGAACTCCCCTTTAATTCAGGTATACCAAGTATAGAGCAGGTTTTAAGGAGGGTTTCTGCAGCAGAAAAAATCGATGAAGTAATCCTGGCTACATCAGATGATGAGAGTGATGACGAATTAGCCTCTCTTGTGGAAAGCCGGGGTTATCATGTTTACAGAGGGAGTCTGGGAAACGTGCTTGAACGATATTATTTAGCGGCTACAAAATACAGCCTTGATATAGTAGTAAGGATAACAGGGGATTGTCCGTGTATCGACCCTGATGTCATTGATATGGTTGTCGACCGGCATATTTTAAATCATGCAGATTTTACTTCAAGTGCCATCGTACGCACATTTCCGATAGGTATAGATGTTGGCGTTATGAATTATACTGCCCTGACAAAGGCATTTGATAATGCCCAACATGACTACGAAAGGGAGCACGTAACCCCGTATTTTTATAAAACTAAGCCGGATGAATTTAATGTGCAGGTCGTGAAAGCTGAGGAAAATCGTATCCATCCGGAGATCAGGCTAACTTTGGATACTCCTGAAGACTATAACCTGCTTTGTTGCGTTTTTGATTATTTATACCAGGAGAATAACCTCTTTGGAGTTGATCAGGCTATAACACTATTTGAACAAAAGCCGTGGTTGAAAAATATTAATGAGAAGGTTTCGCAGAAAAGGGTTCATAACAACCTGGAAGGCGAGGTAGAGGACGTTCTTCAATATTGTGAGCATCAGGGCTTAAACAGGATGAGTGAATACATCAAGAACAATCTGCTTTGA
- the pseG gene encoding UDP-2,4-diacetamido-2,4,6-trideoxy-beta-L-altropyranose hydrolase — protein sequence MKNNSYDIFIRADANPQIGTGHIKRCLVLADFLREEGYNVVFVTHNSSSEMVTEVNNQGFDTINQRDEASGIKDILEVINKYGAQKRLLITDGDDEEFYSSQYQQSVINSGTYLMTITFSNYGHFYSNIIHNQNPLSLEQEYSREGYSTLLRGTEYVILKREYLNLRSSPTQETLPYTILLSFGGADKNDLTGLVVDELRSFCKAIKKLIIVVGSLYTNLDSLKKMLSKYPIPVQLFINTSRMADLMNKADFAITSAGLSTWELSCLGIPDVVISSSEREKISAEYLSKKGYIEYVSHFDDRNLKSRIRETVSKLIDKPEHLHSLSQKCFQLVDGRGVKRVMTNINQLLKKDE from the coding sequence TTGAAGAACAATAGCTATGACATTTTTATACGCGCTGATGCCAATCCGCAAATAGGAACAGGGCATATAAAAAGATGCTTGGTTTTGGCAGATTTTCTTCGGGAAGAAGGCTACAATGTAGTTTTTGTAACCCACAACTCATCATCTGAAATGGTTACTGAGGTTAATAATCAAGGTTTTGACACGATAAATCAGCGAGATGAAGCTTCCGGAATAAAGGATATACTTGAAGTAATTAACAAATATGGAGCGCAAAAAAGGTTGTTAATCACTGATGGCGATGACGAAGAATTTTATTCATCACAATATCAACAATCTGTGATTAATAGTGGTACATATTTAATGACTATAACATTCAGCAATTATGGCCATTTTTACTCCAACATTATTCACAATCAAAACCCTTTGTCATTGGAACAGGAATACTCCAGAGAGGGGTATAGCACTTTGCTTCGGGGTACTGAATATGTTATTTTGAAAAGGGAGTATTTAAATTTGCGGAGTAGCCCTACTCAAGAAACACTTCCATACACCATATTGCTGTCGTTTGGAGGAGCAGACAAAAACGACCTGACAGGTCTGGTTGTTGATGAATTAAGATCTTTTTGCAAAGCCATTAAAAAATTGATCATAGTTGTAGGTTCTCTGTATACAAATTTAGACAGTTTGAAAAAAATGCTTTCAAAATATCCTATACCTGTGCAGTTGTTTATCAACACCAGCAGAATGGCAGATTTGATGAATAAAGCAGACTTTGCCATTACTTCTGCAGGGTTAAGTACCTGGGAGCTGTCATGTCTTGGGATACCTGATGTTGTTATTTCATCATCAGAGAGAGAAAAGATTTCCGCCGAATACCTGAGCAAAAAAGGGTATATCGAATACGTATCACATTTTGATGATCGTAACCTGAAAAGTAGGATACGAGAGACAGTGAGTAAATTAATCGATAAGCCTGAGCATCTGCATAGTCTTTCTCAAAAATGCTTTCAATTGGTAGATGGAAGGGGAGTAAAAAGGGTAATGACCAATATTAATCAATTACTTAAGAAAGATGAGTAG
- a CDS encoding sulfotransferase family protein: MSSRQDNKRLDEYKKDDIAESAMEAANQRLQDLHLMISETYNTPKYPVIFIVGAQRSGTTLLMQSMVNYFRLFYANNLIARFYKAPYVGAYLYKSLFKSLDTLEVGYSSDLGYTESIHGPHEFGYFWRRWFPYEAYDKNFTEEAFAPGALAHELATLEAVYGVPLVFKNITICDFNIERLARELPTALFINIERDSIYCMQSTYLSRLKMYGSDKEWIGVKPPEYPKLKEMLVFDQIAGQLHYTKEYIDASLKKISPERFVEVKYEHFVENPAEVMQSIFEMVRSNGFKIEKRDRIMPPISSTNSRKLSDADFEKIAKALRKYS; this comes from the coding sequence ATGAGTAGCAGACAAGATAACAAGAGACTGGATGAATATAAAAAGGATGACATAGCAGAGTCAGCAATGGAAGCTGCCAATCAGAGATTGCAAGATTTGCACCTTATGATTTCTGAAACCTACAATACACCCAAATACCCAGTAATATTCATAGTTGGAGCCCAGCGATCCGGGACCACGCTTTTAATGCAAAGCATGGTCAATTATTTCAGGTTATTTTATGCTAATAATTTGATTGCGCGATTTTATAAGGCTCCTTATGTAGGAGCTTATTTGTATAAATCACTTTTCAAAAGCTTAGATACCCTTGAAGTAGGCTATTCATCTGACTTAGGTTACACGGAAAGTATCCATGGTCCCCACGAGTTTGGCTACTTTTGGCGAAGGTGGTTCCCTTATGAGGCCTACGATAAAAACTTTACAGAGGAGGCATTTGCTCCAGGGGCACTGGCTCACGAACTCGCAACTTTAGAAGCTGTATATGGAGTACCTCTTGTTTTTAAAAATATCACCATATGCGATTTTAATATTGAGCGATTAGCAAGAGAGTTACCGACAGCATTGTTTATTAATATTGAGAGAGACTCAATCTATTGTATGCAATCGACCTACCTGTCACGATTAAAAATGTATGGATCGGATAAAGAGTGGATAGGAGTTAAGCCTCCTGAATACCCGAAACTAAAGGAAATGCTGGTTTTTGACCAGATTGCAGGACAGCTTCACTATACTAAAGAGTATATTGATGCTTCCTTAAAGAAAATCTCTCCTGAGAGATTTGTTGAGGTTAAGTATGAGCATTTTGTAGAAAACCCAGCTGAGGTAATGCAGAGTATTTTTGAGATGGTGCGAAGTAATGGATTTAAAATTGAAAAAAGAGATAGAATTATGCCTCCTATATCATCAACAAATAGCAGAAAGTTGAGTGACGCAGATTTTGAAAAAATAGCTAAGGCGCTAAGGAAATATAGTTAG
- a CDS encoding WbqC family protein: MIISVMQPTYLPWMGYFALIDCSDKFVIYDDVQFEKQSWQQRNRIKTNQGVQMLTIPVSKSVSASRLIYDIMINENGKWRKKHLKSIEQSYRSSAYFQEVFPVLESCYLHDTDSLSEFNSHIIMELCGYLGIDKKIVFSSSFRCQGVKVDKLINIVKYLGADEYLSPIGSFEYINENNLFEKEKISLHYQNFRHPRYNQLHGEFISHMSIIDLLFNEGKNSLQILRSGILKHLSHEEVKML, encoded by the coding sequence ATGATTATTTCAGTAATGCAGCCTACGTACCTACCATGGATGGGCTACTTTGCTCTTATAGACTGCTCAGACAAATTTGTCATTTATGACGATGTTCAGTTTGAAAAACAAAGCTGGCAGCAGAGAAACAGGATAAAAACAAATCAAGGAGTTCAGATGCTTACTATTCCGGTGTCAAAAAGTGTATCAGCCTCCAGGTTGATCTATGATATTATGATTAACGAGAACGGGAAATGGAGAAAGAAACATCTGAAATCTATAGAACAATCGTACAGAAGCTCAGCATATTTCCAAGAGGTTTTTCCTGTGCTGGAGAGTTGTTACCTTCACGATACAGATTCCCTTTCTGAATTTAATAGCCATATTATAATGGAACTTTGTGGGTATTTAGGAATAGATAAGAAAATAGTGTTTTCGTCATCATTTAGATGCCAGGGGGTTAAAGTTGACAAACTTATAAATATTGTAAAATATCTGGGCGCTGATGAGTATCTGTCACCAATAGGTTCGTTTGAATATATTAATGAAAATAATTTGTTCGAGAAGGAAAAGATAAGTCTTCATTATCAAAATTTCAGACACCCGAGGTATAATCAGCTACATGGAGAGTTTATTTCGCACATGTCCATTATAGATTTGCTATTTAACGAAGGTAAAAATAGTTTGCAAATTTTAAGATCCGGTATATTAAAGCACCTTTCTCATGAAGAAGTAAAAATGTTATAG